A stretch of DNA from Ignisphaera cupida:
ATTTGCCTCTGCTATCTTAGGTCTAAAGTTCTCCTTTATAGCTTCTTCAATATAGGCAATATCAACAATTGGAATGGCCTTCACAAGCGCCCCTAGCATTGCCATGTTAACAAAAGGTGCTTTCAAAACCTCTAAAGCAATTTTTGTTGCATCAACACGAGCAATTTTCACATCGCTTCTCTCAATATCTTTCAAAATATCGCCAATACTTTTCTTAGTGTTTATAACCAAAATTCCATTTCTTTTCAAACCCTCCATATAAATTGATTTATTTAGCGAAGGATCCAATACAACAACAACATCTGGTTCGATAATAGGTGCTCTTGTGAGAATAGGCTCTGTAGATACCCTTGTGTAAGCTGTTACTGGCGCTCCTCTTCTCTCAGCACCAAACTCTGGATATGCCTGGGCATATTTACCTTGATATATCGCAGCTTCAGCAAGAATCATCGACGCTGTAACAGCTCCTTGGCCACCTCTACCATGCCACCTAATTTCAACACGTTTTAAATTCACTTAGCTCACCTAGTTACGATGCTTAAAAGTATTTGGTTGGAAATATAAAAGTGTTAATGGTTTAATTTTTAATGTTTATGAATATATAATGAAGTGTGATAAGGTGTTTTGAAGAGTGTTGAAAGAGGTTATTACTATTGTTTGGCTTCTTTTACCTGCATATTTTGCAAATGGTTCTCCAGTTATAATTTCTAAGATTATTCTAAAGCTAAGGCTAAAGAAACATCCCATGGATTTTGGAAAAAACTTTATTGATGGCAAAAGAGTGTTTGGTGATAGTAAAAGTTGGGAGGGGTTTGTAGGTGGGGTACTAACAGGTACTTTAACAGGATTTATACAGAGCATCTACATGCATGAAATGCTTGCAAAAGGAGCTTTAACAGGGTTTGTCCTCGGAGTTGGAGCCATGCTTGGCGATTTACTTGGAGCTTT
This window harbors:
- a CDS encoding 2-oxoacid:acceptor oxidoreductase family protein — translated: MNLKRVEIRWHGRGGQGAVTASMILAEAAIYQGKYAQAYPEFGAERRGAPVTAYTRVSTEPILTRAPIIEPDVVVVLDPSLNKSIYMEGLKRNGILVINTKKSIGDILKDIERSDVKIARVDATKIALEVLKAPFVNMAMLGALVKAIPIVDIAYIEEAIKENFRPKIAEANIQAMRRAYNEVELS
- a CDS encoding CDP-2,3-bis-(O-geranylgeranyl)-sn-glycerol synthase, whose translation is MLKEVITIVWLLLPAYFANGSPVIISKIILKLRLKKHPMDFGKNFIDGKRVFGDSKSWEGFVGGVLTGTLTGFIQSIYMHEMLAKGALTGFVLGVGAMLGDLLGAFIKRRLGLKPGDPLPVLDQLLFIVVALVLASKLNLIILSIEEWVYAIVITFLLHILTNLIAYLLNLKSVPW